From the Pseudomonas syringae KCTC 12500 genome, the window GTTTGAGGCCGTCCAGCACCCACTGCCGAGCCGGATTGTCGATGCCGGCGTAGACCGGTGGGTTGGAGCGGTTGAGTGACTCCAGGAGTTCGTCGCCAAACTCTTCGATAAACTCAGTGAGCCCGATGTTCAAAGTTGGCACACAAGGGTGGCCTGCAGGCGCAGCCAAAGGCAGGTCGTTCATGATGTTTCTCCACTATTGGGTTAAACAGGGCATGCACGACACCACCAAGGGTATTGTTCATACCCTGAGGTGCGGTTAGATGATTGAAAGGTCTTGGTAAAGTTTCTTAGTAGTCAGATGGCAACATGACTGTTGTTGCTGAGCGATCAGACTCGGTAATGATCCAGAGTCTGGTCTCATCCTCTGCGTCGATGTCATACCCTGAAAACAATCGACCTTCAGCACTCAGTGCTTGCTGATTGCTGTCCCAGTCGTCGTTTGAAATCTCGCCCCAATCGCCCGTCGCGTGACGCTTTAGGTACTGCATCACGTCGAGAGAGTTGTTTTCGAGCAGACTTTGAACGCTATGCGTGAGCACCACACGGCCCAGTTCAAATAAAGCGTCCTGGCTACGTGCTTCAGTGTTTGAGGTGGTTTCGTGTGCCGCTGGTGTTGTCGCATCCGAGCTGATGGTCAGTGCGCACCCGAGATAGGATGAGCCTGGCGTCATGTCCCATGCCCGGATTCTGGGCACAAAACGATCAGTCAAGATCCGTGTCTCGAACACGTTGCCGTCCTCGTCCTCGGTGAATTCGGTCTTGGGAACCTTATCCTTGTAAGTGTCGCCCTTGAGGACAAGGACGCGCCCGGACCGAGAGGTCACCACACCGGTTATGGCTCCAGCAGCGAGTGCCAATGCTAAGTGCCACCGTGAAAGTGCCTTCACGGGGGCGCGCGGTTGAGCGCCAGTCTGGCCAAAGTGCAGCGTGAAATCAGGCCATAGGCCTCTCAGACGAAGAACCTCTTCACTGAATTGCTCGGGTTCAAGAGTGATTCGGTAGAAGTGTTCCAGGTCATTAGCGATCGGTAGGACAGCGTATTGCTCCCATGGCCAAGTGGCCGGTAGCAGATCAGCAGCTTCTTCCCCGGATCCGATTGCCCGCAGATACTCACGCATCGCCGCCAGTTCCCGGAGTCTTGCCAGATCCTGACGCCGTACCCTGATTCCGAATATCACGACCTGTTTGAACGTCCGGTCTACCGCGGCGCAGATCCGCAGCCCGGTAAAGTGATTGGTGAGCCAGCCACACAGCTCGTCGTCCAGCACGTAGTGAGGAACGATGAATACCATCACCCCTCCGTACTGAAGCAACGGCAGTGACCGTTGGTAAAATGCCTTCTCCAGCCTTTTGCGGCCGCTACCCTGGTACTGCGAAGCGCCAGAGTGATCAGTGACCAGATCCCCGTAGGGAGGGTTGAGCCAGAGCAGTCCGAAGGACTGTCGAGAGATCATGGTGTCCATCAAGTCACCCTGCAGCACTCGGTCCAGCAACGTTTTCGAGTGATCAGCGCGCTCTTTGTCGTACTCAACCGCATACGTCTCTGTTCGGTCTCGCTCCAGTCGGTGTGCGACCTCAGCCAAAGCCACTCCTTCTCCCGAGCACGGATCAAGAATCCGCATCCGTCCCGAGGTCGCCGGCAACAATGCCTGCAGAGTGCGCTCCAGAGTCAGTTCGTCAGTCGGGTAATAGCCGTTGCGTGCAAAATTACGGGCAAGCCGTGAGAACATCAAAGCCATGGTTGGCTCCTTGGACTGGTGGGCGTGAACTACGCCGTAACTTCAGTGGTGAGTTTCCCTGCGCGAATGAGTTCGCCCAGAGCTTTTTCGAGCACGTCCAGCTGCAGCGACAAACGCCAGGCTGTAACCGAGCCAATAGCTCCCGGTAGCGGGTGCAACATGTTGTGCGCAGTAAGGACTTCCATCACCGGCTCACGCCAATGTGGAAGGAACGGAAGAGGGCAAGTGTCTACGATCAGCGGCCACAACCTATCGAACGGGTCTTGGGCTTGATTGATGAGCGCGTAAGCAGAATGGTTTGCTCTATCCGGCTGCGAGCAACGCTGATCGAACAGCCATAAGTGCAGCAGGCTACCGAAGAGCGTTCCGCGAAGCTGGCGAGTGGTGCGTTTTTCCAACAGATCCGTATCAGGGAACACCGGGACGCGTTGGTCATTCATGACGATGTGGAACTGGTCCAGGCCGTTCTCGGTGGTACCGAGTGTGAGTCTGGCCAGAAACTCCTGCATGGCCGTGTCGCGGCCCCAGGCTGATAGAAATATCAGGTTTCGCTGCTCGTCACAGACGCACGCGTCGACGTACAGATCCGGGCATTCTTCGATGTGAAAGAGTTGAGTGCGGTTCGGCATTAGGTCCTCCAAAACAGGAGGGGAACCGCCCTGAGGGGCGGTGATGCCCCTCGGGATTCAATGTGTTTAGCGGATAAACTCGGGTTTATCGATTGCCGCCCGAGTTTGTTCTTCTGTCTCGTACTGCCAGCGACCATCAACGAACGCATCGCGGTCGAAGTCGTAAACTTCAAACATGACGTTTTTGTCGCATGGGTTTAGATGGGTGCAATACAGCTCACCCTCTGAATTCAAACCGGCTGCCTAGTGAGCCCCCAGTTTGAGTCGGTAACCCGGTCGACTCTTCAGCAGCATCGTGTATATCTCTAAGATCTGATCGAAACTGTAAGGCTCAGCAGCCACGAGTTTTTTCTCAAGCGGATCGAAGGTTACGGTGTTTGTTTGATACAACGGGCTTTGCCCAGCAATGAATATCTCGCATCGGAAGCGCGGTCGCATTGCTATGGCCGCGTCTGCCTGTTCTACGGTCAAGTCAAGTTCGTCGACCAGAATGTTCCAGATTTCTGAGTCAGGCGCTTCTTCGTTGTTGGTGAGTTGATCCTCAATGATATCCAGGATCGCTTTCTTGATATTTATAAAAAGCGGATGCATGTGCTGCTCCTTCAGTTAGTAATGAGGAGCACCCATGAGGGAGCCCTCAGGGGATGTAAAAGTAGAAAACGCTCAGTTCTGAGCAAGGTCAATGAGTGCTGAGATTCCAAATCTGCAGCTTGAAGTCAAGCTCATATCCGAGCTCGCCAAGGCGAACACATTGTTGCCGCAGACGCTTACGGTCTACAGTTGTGTCCAGCTTGACTGAACGTCCAATCGGCCAGATCGTGCCGAACAGCTCTGCATCAGCCTCATGTGCGGTGACCTGTTTCTCAGGCTCGGATCTCGTCATCCCGAACGGTGCGTCACTGCCAGCAGAAACTGATCTTCTCGGAGCTGTTTGAATAGTCGGGCGAGGTTTGGTTGAAGACGAGCCTCCCGAGGCTTCTTCGTCGAGTGGGTCAGTTTCGTTGTTGGACAGCCTCTCAGCCTCGTCTGCGCTCAGGTTGGCCACATCGTCCAAAGACATGCTGTCCAGCCTGGCGCGGACTTCGACCACTAATCTGCCGCCGTTTGTGTAGTAGGAGGGACGAATTTCGGTGATAACAAAATCACCTCGATATTTGCCCTCGTGGTACTGGTCCAGCAGCGCGTCCTTGATAACGAACTCACCGATGGACGTCGAAAGTCGCCCAACGTTGAAAGCGCCGTTGCGACCGCTGATGGTGCGTATGGCCAAATAGCCGGGCAGGTTGATCATGACTACTCCGGATTATCGGGCAGGCCACTAATATGGGAGCCCGAAAAAAAGCCCGAATATTCGGGCTTGTTCGTGGTTGCAGGTTGCTAACTGGGTCAGCAAAGATAGAGCGGCTTTTCATCCCTCAGCGAAATACACAGGTACGAATTACCGTGTACTGCATCAATGCGATGGAGTTTTAGCTCCAGCCATTCACGCCCTGAGCGGTCACCGTTAGGTGGGAAACGATAGATACCGAAGTCTATCTGGGTTTCATCGGGTTGCAGGTGGAGTTCGCGATACGCTTCGAGTACGACGTCGCCTAGGCGAGTGCCGACTTCTGCAATATGTGATGGGGCTTCCAGGTGAACAGATTCATTCCAGGCGGAAGGAGTCAGCACAACAGGCAGTTTCAGCAAAGTGGATGGCAAGTGATTTATGGTGATGGACATAGTAGTTCTCCAGGTGCGGGTAACCACCTGGCCCGACCGGGAGGTGAATTACCCGGTCAGGTTGGTTTTCGTTCTCGAGAACGTTTGGTTAGAGTCTTTCTGTTACAGCGGATGGGCTATCAGGATATATATCTATCCCGCACCATTCCCGAAGAGTCCAGTAAGACCTGAGGAGTGCAGCATCTTCAATATACGAGCTGTGGTCCGGTGTGAAATTCTCAACGTGGTCCAATAGGGCCAAGTCTTCGAGCTTGTCCAGTACATCCTCCCAATACAAACTGGAAAAGCGATCCGGCGGCGTATCTTTGTTCAAAACCTTTTGATAGATACTATCTTGAGTGTGTGCTTTTGAGATCAGCAAAGCGAGCTCAAGTCGCAAGGTTAGTCTATTAGTATTACTGTCCATAGGAGCTCCAATATAAGGGCCCCGGTCCCTTAAGGGTGGGGGCCTTAAGGGTAAAGTAGAAGGTTTAGTGTCAAGAAGTGATCACCATACCTGCCATTGCAAGAAAAGTGGCGACCAGTACTCCTGCGCCGATCTGAGTCAGTAGTTGAGCGGAGAGCTGTTGTCCAAATTCCAGAAAAAATATGCTTAGCACTGTAAGCACGAGTGTAGCGATAGCGAATTTCATGAAGTCGTTACCTACTTTGTGGAGAAAAGAAAAGGCGCCTGCAGGGCGCCTTGAGGTTGTAAAAAATCTATCAAGCGGCTTGTTTCTCTCCTCGTCCTGCGCGAGCTGGTTTTGCTCGTGTTGGCTTAGGGGGAGTAGCAGCTGGAGTAGCCACATCAGTTGGTTCGCTGGAGGCAGACGCCTCGGATTGAACGACTGGGGTAGCTTCGGACTCTGAACTATCAGAAGAGGCAGGTGCTTCTTCTTTCTGCGGAGCCTGATAGACGTATTCACCTTCAACTTTGATCCAGGCAAGGTACAGGAGACGGCCTTTAAGGCTCACACCTGCTTGGCCCTGCTTAGCACCACTGCTGTAAGTAAAAACATCAGCCCAGATATCGCCGATCCGGAAAGAGACAAGAACCTTCTTCTCGGCAGCAACAGCTTCCTGGCAACGGCGAATCAGCTTGTCAGCTTCAGCACCAACCACGTTGCAGTCGATGTAGGCGTACTCAGGTTTCTCAGATGTGCCTTTGAGGGCAGCTACTGTCACAGCCATGAAAGGAGCGCCCTTACGAGGCTTCACTTCACGAATGCGGTTGAGATAGCCAATGCCGACGGTGTGCAGGTCGAAGTATTTGGTTTCGTTGGTAGAATTGCTCATGATGTATCTCCAGTTTTGAGTGTTCAAAGCGGAGATACACTTCGCCCAGGGGGAAGGTATTCCCCGCATGGGTGGTAAAGCGAAATTTTACGACAATCAATGCATGAATCTGAACGCAGTAAGCATAACGCCTACAGCAGCAGTCAGCATGACGGCCATACGAATGGTGAGTTTCAGTTCGAGTCTAGACTCGAGAGTGTCGATGTCGGCTTTTGTCGCGAGTTGCGTTTGCATATCCGACTCCAGAGCATCGACGACTGCAGCGGCGCGGTCTTCCGGAACATCGATTGAAATCAATGCTTGGTACAGCGCAATACTGCTTTTCATGAAGGTCTCCTGCTGGGCACGAGACCAACCCTACGGGAAAGGTCCCGATGGGGTGAGAGAATCATTGTGCATCCATCAACCAGATAAACTGGTCAACCGTTCGCGCTTCCGAATGCTTTGCGAACTAGGGGTTGGATTAATGCGTTGAACGCATCGTAGTCATGAAATCCAGACTACCTCGGGCATGTTGCTGACAACGTCAGCGGTACATGGCTTCAGAATGGTGTAAGCCTGAATCCTTTGTCAACCCTCCAAATGAAAAAAGCCCCTCAAGAAATGAGGGGCTAGTCAGGGATGGGAGTATCAAGCAATGAGCTGGTCCAGAGGACCCATGACAGGGGCCTTAACTGGTGGTTCAGGATCCTGCTTTGGGGATGTATCAAGCGCCTTCGATGCGCGAGATTTCCTAGGTTTCTTCGGGGTTTTGACCTGAATCTCTTGCATGTTCTGATCGTACCAGCCAGCAAGATCGACGTGTTTGCATCGAGCCAATGCCGGCAGGCGGTATTGTTCCGACTGTTCGTTGGACATCGCAGGTTCAGGCATCATCCTGAGTTGCTGTGGTGCCACACGTCCTGGTTCAGGATTCGAACTATGAGTGACCGCACGGATGCATTCACGCAATGCTGTACCAACCATAACGCCAAAACGAAAGCTTGCTGTACTCATGATGTTTCTCCAGGGAAAATTGCGGAGAACACCGCCCGAAAGGGGAGTGATTCCCCGCTGGGTGAGTGACGCGTTTAATGTGCATCCATCGGCGTTTGAAACACCGATCGTTCGCGCCTCCGGAAGCTTTGCGAACTTTAGGTTGGATCAATGCGCAGAACGCATCGTAGTCGTGAGATCCAGACTACCTTCGACGAATAGTTGATAACTTCAACGCCTTAATCCACAAAGCTTTGAGGAAGTTACGGATAGGTCTGCTTGCGTATAAAATTTCTTGTTGACGCCATTGTTCATTCATAAGCTCCCATTCCTCATCACTCATCGCGAGGGCTGGATCACTTATTTCAAAGACTTCAGCATCAGTAAGGTCACAATCTTCAGGTCCATAGTGCTCATAAACCTCTGGCCCAGTGAACTCAAAGCAACCGCATGGGCAGGTGTCTTCAGTAAGGCCGTGACTGCAGATTCCATGGCTTCGATTAACTTTCCTTGCCGCCTTGATTTCTGACGGGGAAAGATAATCATAGTCCAAGCGTGCATAGCTAAATGCATCTGCTGCTTCAAGCGCCAGTTCGTCATCGCCGAAAGTCTCAATCATCTGAGAGCAGAAATGCTCAAAGACCATTGTTCGTATGTCGGAAATTGACGGCATGCCTCGCCATAAAGCATATCAACGCGTTTCGTGATTTCAGCATTCTGAGATGCTGAGTGCATAGCCGTGTGATTCGACATGGTCAGTCTCCGTCCAATAGTAGAAAACGGAGACACTTGTCCCTAAGGGAAAGTATTCCCCGAGGGCAGGTGAGTTATATGACATGACTCAGCCAAGCCGAGTGCAGCGTTGCGGGTGATGTGAAATATGCATCCATCGGTAACCAATACCGATCGTTCGCGCCTCCGGAAGCTTTGCGAACTTTGGGCGGGATCAATGCGTGGGACGCATCGTAGTCGTGAGATCCTGACTACCCGGGCATGTTGCTGACAACGTCAGCGGTACATGTCTTGAGAATGTGAATTCTTTGAAGGCTTGTCAAGCACGAGCTGTAGGGTTTGGCCACGACCAGCGTGAGATGCTTGTTTCAGAGCTCTCTACGACAGTATCTTCCTTCTGCTTGGCTTGGTTCGCAGGCAGCA encodes:
- a CDS encoding DUF6094 domain-containing protein yields the protein MALMFSRLARNFARNGYYPTDELTLERTLQALLPATSGRMRILDPCSGEGVALAEVAHRLERDRTETYAVEYDKERADHSKTLLDRVLQGDLMDTMISRQSFGLLWLNPPYGDLVTDHSGASQYQGSGRKRLEKAFYQRSLPLLQYGGVMVFIVPHYVLDDELCGWLTNHFTGLRICAAVDRTFKQVVIFGIRVRRQDLARLRELAAMREYLRAIGSGEEAADLLPATWPWEQYAVLPIANDLEHFYRITLEPEQFSEEVLRLRGLWPDFTLHFGQTGAQPRAPVKALSRWHLALALAAGAITGVVTSRSGRVLVLKGDTYKDKVPKTEFTEDEDGNVFETRILTDRFVPRIRAWDMTPGSSYLGCALTISSDATTPAAHETTSNTEARSQDALFELGRVVLTHSVQSLLENNSLDVMQYLKRHATGDWGEISNDDWDSNQQALSAEGRLFSGYDIDAEDETRLWIITESDRSATTVMLPSDY
- a CDS encoding DUF3275 family protein, with the translated sequence MINLPGYLAIRTISGRNGAFNVGRLSTSIGEFVIKDALLDQYHEGKYRGDFVITEIRPSYYTNGGRLVVEVRARLDSMSLDDVANLSADEAERLSNNETDPLDEEASGGSSSTKPRPTIQTAPRRSVSAGSDAPFGMTRSEPEKQVTAHEADAELFGTIWPIGRSVKLDTTVDRKRLRQQCVRLGELGYELDFKLQIWNLSTH
- a CDS encoding STY4534 family ICE replication protein — encoded protein: MSNSTNETKYFDLHTVGIGYLNRIREVKPRKGAPFMAVTVAALKGTSEKPEYAYIDCNVVGAEADKLIRRCQEAVAAEKKVLVSFRIGDIWADVFTYSSGAKQGQAGVSLKGRLLYLAWIKVEGEYVYQAPQKEEAPASSDSSESEATPVVQSEASASSEPTDVATPAATPPKPTRAKPARAGRGEKQAA